Proteins from a genomic interval of Rubinisphaera italica:
- a CDS encoding efflux RND transporter permease subunit, whose product MNLSTLSIRYRPIVLTFVGLVTVWGVITFATMPRREDPEFTIRTCVVSTQWPGSPTIKVEELVTDKLEEELDSIEEIDYLNSETTNGQSIIYVNLEDNVPPGDIQQVWDKVRAKVDLVPMPDPGIHPIVNDEFGDTTILLLGIYQVPLEGQDQVEDQNRYSPRQLEIYADKVKDAIRLLPGVAKVDKYGVQDEAIFIEADLGAWSQLNLTSSTLKDLLKARNIVAPGGTIDTKDGKFNVKPGGEFDAMSEIEMLTVGTVQSGDSSNRVSLNDLGLTVKRDYEDPPAVISRFTEDRGTFPAVMLGMTMKSGSNIVDVCESAMARIDQLVNVEQALPRDIEIRPVSQQSDNVTAKIDDVINNVISAILIVVVVVYLFLGVRTSLVMAANIPFVVLGSIAIVSLFGVELEQISLASIIIALGLLVDNAVQVCDQTRTNILEGMTPTDAAVCGTNTLMFPMLTGTLTTVAAFLPMLFALEGGSAEYVYSLPVTLSTTLLLSWVYAMTICVVLAASIIRAPKNPDRPSAPLPWLNELFENLRRKGSSGKTTSPNQTKQKDDNIFMQVYGATAWVAIKYKWISAIAAMGLLFATLQLPVSSEFFPLDRRDQFYVNIKLPETATIEQTNAVVAQVESAIKKLSLITDKNGNDVERLRVMRSIIGQGGARWALSVAPQPAGSNTAQILVRTTNGSLTDGMIRDLRQAVDFGNKERDILPIAGARITAKRLQMGPDAAPVELRVSGDGFADINELRKIADEVKLMIHQESGTWDIADSWGIDGFQLNVNIDEEKANLSGITNAAVADTLNSYFTGLELTTFREEDHLVPVYFRLRPEDRQDLSGIDTAFVEGTNGKIPLNSVATITPVWQPAKIDRRDQNRTIEVTAEVEDGVQGNDVVLSVWNSDRMKALIESLPVGYRIEIGGALEESQDASAQMMTSFGISILCIILILVIQYNGWSKMIVILMTLPLAVIGAWFGLWVTQNPLGFMSQLGLLSLFGIVLNTGIIFIEFADILIAQKRDELSSAGSANGPIAGLNVDEFRNCLISAGKQRMLPIFLTTATTIGGLFPLALSGGPLWEGMAWLMIYGLLAATMLTLYIIPALYAILVETFRIRPIENNP is encoded by the coding sequence ATGAATCTCTCAACGCTGTCGATTCGTTATCGTCCGATTGTGTTAACTTTCGTGGGTCTGGTCACGGTCTGGGGAGTGATTACATTTGCCACAATGCCACGGCGTGAAGACCCCGAATTCACAATTCGCACCTGTGTTGTATCGACTCAATGGCCAGGCTCTCCGACGATCAAAGTCGAGGAACTTGTCACCGACAAGCTGGAAGAAGAACTCGATAGCATCGAAGAAATCGATTATCTGAACTCGGAAACGACGAATGGTCAGTCGATCATTTATGTCAATTTAGAAGATAATGTTCCGCCAGGAGACATTCAGCAGGTTTGGGATAAAGTTCGAGCGAAAGTTGATCTCGTCCCGATGCCGGACCCAGGAATTCATCCGATCGTCAATGATGAATTTGGTGACACAACGATTCTCCTGCTGGGGATCTATCAAGTGCCGCTGGAAGGGCAGGATCAAGTTGAGGATCAAAATCGCTACAGCCCCCGCCAACTTGAGATTTATGCAGACAAAGTCAAGGACGCAATCCGCCTCCTTCCTGGAGTTGCAAAAGTAGATAAATATGGAGTTCAGGACGAGGCAATATTTATCGAAGCCGATTTAGGAGCGTGGTCGCAACTGAATTTGACGAGCTCGACTCTCAAGGATTTACTCAAAGCCCGGAATATTGTTGCTCCTGGTGGAACGATTGACACGAAAGATGGCAAATTCAATGTCAAGCCGGGGGGCGAATTCGATGCAATGAGCGAAATCGAAATGCTGACTGTCGGGACGGTTCAAAGCGGAGATTCCAGTAATCGAGTCTCTCTGAATGATCTTGGATTGACTGTGAAACGCGATTACGAAGACCCTCCCGCTGTCATTAGTCGCTTTACGGAAGACCGAGGTACATTTCCAGCTGTGATGCTGGGGATGACGATGAAATCGGGCTCCAATATTGTTGACGTTTGTGAAAGCGCAATGGCACGGATCGATCAACTCGTCAATGTCGAACAGGCCCTCCCTCGCGATATCGAGATCCGCCCGGTCTCTCAACAGTCGGACAACGTAACCGCAAAAATTGATGATGTGATTAATAACGTCATCTCTGCCATTCTAATTGTTGTGGTCGTTGTCTATCTGTTTCTGGGCGTGAGAACTTCACTGGTCATGGCTGCAAATATTCCCTTTGTCGTTCTCGGCTCAATCGCCATCGTCAGTTTGTTCGGGGTCGAACTGGAGCAAATCTCGCTGGCGTCAATCATCATCGCACTAGGTCTGTTGGTCGATAATGCTGTCCAGGTTTGCGATCAGACACGTACCAATATATTAGAGGGGATGACACCGACGGACGCAGCTGTCTGTGGAACCAATACTCTCATGTTTCCCATGCTGACAGGAACGCTGACAACCGTTGCGGCTTTCTTACCGATGTTGTTTGCCCTGGAGGGTGGAAGTGCAGAATATGTTTATAGTTTGCCTGTGACCCTCTCTACAACATTGTTACTCAGCTGGGTTTATGCAATGACGATCTGCGTTGTTCTTGCAGCCTCGATCATTCGTGCTCCTAAGAATCCAGATCGTCCTTCCGCTCCTCTCCCGTGGTTGAATGAATTGTTTGAAAACTTACGACGAAAAGGTTCTTCCGGGAAAACCACGTCGCCTAATCAGACAAAGCAGAAAGACGACAACATTTTCATGCAGGTTTACGGTGCAACCGCATGGGTCGCCATTAAGTACAAGTGGATCAGTGCCATTGCAGCCATGGGTTTATTGTTTGCAACACTTCAACTGCCTGTCAGTTCAGAATTTTTTCCGCTTGATCGTCGGGATCAGTTTTACGTCAATATCAAACTTCCCGAAACGGCTACCATTGAGCAAACCAATGCGGTTGTCGCACAAGTGGAGTCTGCGATTAAGAAACTCAGTCTAATTACGGATAAGAATGGCAATGACGTTGAGCGTCTAAGAGTAATGCGAAGTATCATCGGTCAGGGAGGCGCACGATGGGCACTTTCTGTCGCTCCTCAACCAGCCGGTTCCAATACGGCACAAATACTCGTGCGGACAACGAATGGATCTCTGACCGATGGAATGATACGCGACTTGCGTCAAGCAGTCGATTTCGGAAACAAAGAACGCGACATTCTTCCCATTGCAGGTGCACGCATCACTGCAAAACGACTGCAGATGGGACCAGATGCCGCTCCCGTTGAGTTGAGAGTCTCTGGTGACGGATTTGCTGATATCAACGAACTGCGAAAAATCGCAGATGAAGTGAAGCTGATGATTCACCAGGAAAGTGGGACTTGGGACATCGCTGATTCCTGGGGGATCGATGGATTTCAACTCAATGTCAATATCGATGAAGAAAAGGCGAATCTTTCCGGTATCACGAATGCGGCGGTCGCTGATACGCTCAATTCCTATTTCACAGGATTGGAACTGACGACTTTTCGCGAAGAGGATCATCTCGTCCCTGTTTACTTTCGACTTCGCCCCGAAGATCGCCAGGATTTGTCAGGAATAGATACCGCATTCGTTGAAGGAACCAATGGCAAAATTCCACTCAATTCCGTCGCCACCATCACTCCGGTCTGGCAACCTGCAAAAATTGATCGACGCGATCAAAACCGCACGATCGAGGTGACTGCTGAAGTTGAAGATGGCGTTCAGGGTAATGATGTCGTTTTAAGTGTTTGGAATTCTGACCGTATGAAAGCGTTGATCGAATCTCTTCCTGTCGGCTACAGAATTGAGATTGGCGGTGCGTTGGAGGAAAGTCAGGATGCGTCAGCACAGATGATGACTTCATTCGGGATCTCCATTTTGTGCATCATTCTGATTCTGGTGATTCAATACAATGGATGGTCGAAAATGATTGTCATTCTGATGACATTGCCTCTGGCAGTGATCGGTGCCTGGTTCGGCTTATGGGTCACACAGAACCCGCTCGGTTTTATGTCTCAACTGGGACTGCTGTCTTTATTCGGAATTGTTCTCAACACGGGAATTATCTTCATTGAATTCGCCGATATTCTGATCGCGCAGAAGCGTGACGAACTCTCGTCTGCCGGAAGTGCAAACGGACCCATTGCAGGATTGAATGTCGATGAATTTCGAAATTGCCTGATCTCTGCTGGTAAGCAACGCATGCTTCCCATCTTCCTGACAACAGCTACCACAATCGGTGGACTCTTCCCATTGGCGCTCTCCGGCGGACCGCTCTGGGAAGGCATGGCCTGGTTGATGATTTACGGTTTATTGGCTGCCACCATGCTGACGCTCTATATTATCCCGGCTCTCTATGCCATTCTCGTCGAGACATTTCGAATTCGCCCCATCGAAAATAATCCTTGA